The genomic window gagcccaatgcagggcttgaactcacaaccctgtggTCAAAGACCAGTGCTGAGATCAacaatcagatgcttaactgactgggctacccatgtgcccctgcCTTCCTAAGTTTTTTGAATAtgatcttattaaatatttttatattgattaaatGCTACTTTTAACTCATTTTGCACACTGGAACgtctcataaaattttatttggaaaggGCTTCAATTATCCAATGGTACAAAAATGGAAGAGAACGATGATAAGTAGAGATTGTGGAATATATCTTCTGTCAATCTTGTAGGAAAGGAAGGTGACTTTTGGGTCGTTTTAGGTGAAGAACAGGGACAGGGTTATAGAAAAGAGCATTTATTCCACACGGTGTCTTTCTGCATCAGTGATTTTAATATGGATTCTGAGTGGTTATCAACGACGGGCCAGATGATTTTTTTATGCACTGCTCTTTGGATTCTGACCCAGTGAATTCCGGGCTCAGCCCTCCCCCTCCATCTCCTTCTTGATCCAGTCCACATAGTTGAGTAACTTGGTGTAGAAGCCGTAGCCCCTGCTACAGCCAATGCCCCAGGAGACGATGCCCGTGGCCACCCAGCGATCACTGTTCTCATCCTTCACCGCAAAGACCCCTCCACTATCCCCCTGACAGGCGTCCTGCTTTAGAGACGGGTCTCCAGCACAGAACATGTTCTGAGAAAACACATCCTTCCTCTTATTTTTCCGGAGCCAGTTCTCACACGACTCCCGCTTGGCTACGGGCAGACGGATAAACTTGAGGTCATAGGAAAGCCTCTCCTCCATTATCCCAAAGCCACTGACGTAGCCCATGAGGCCCCTGTCATAGAAGGTCTCGTTGTCGGGGAGGCAGATGGGGAGGAGGTTGGGGCCCAGGGTGACACTATTTTCCAGCTCCAAGAGGGCGATATCCCCCTCAAAATTGTTAGACTCGTCCTGGCGGTAGTCAGGATGGATACTGACTCTGCGGACAGGGTGGTTTCCTAGCTTTGTGATCTCTTCCACGTCCACGTGGCCCAGGAACACGTCCACAGTGGCATTGCCTTCCTTGTCATGGTCCTTGGGGTAGAGGGTATGGGCAGCTGTGAGGATCCAGCGGTCACCCAGCAGGGCTCCACCCCCTCGCCCGTAGATGTTGGTGAAGGCCTGCCAGGGGAAGTTGCCCAGCTTGGCTTTTTGCCCTCCAATGATGCGCTGCTTCTGTTCCACAGGGTGGACGGGTTTCCCACACACtggagagagagacggggaaggcaaggatgagtcaggccaggCCCACCTTCTTCCCTTCTGTGGTCAGTTAGTTCCCCCTATAGCCTGTCTTTTGGCTCTgggctctttcctctttctcctcccactcTTACAAATCCCTGCCTTTGGCCTCTAGTCAAcctcttcttgttcttgtttatttcttcctgggGGTTTTCTTGCTCTTTTAATTCCCTGTCTTCCCATCTGCTCAGTGAGAAAGCAGGAATGTCAGGACCCAGTCTGATTCTCTggattcctttctccctttctcccggaatatctccttccctcttcccctcactccttttgtctatttttgaCCTCAGGCTGGAGTGCCTCTCCCTTCACTTTGTCTCCATTCTCTGTGCGTGCTTTTCCTGAGGTCCTGCAGGGCTGCAAAAGGCACTGGGGATGGCCCCAGAGGGCTTCCACTCACCTGGCAAACACCGAGGAATCTTCGATCCTTCCCATTCATTCTTCCAAATGCCCTCCGAGGTGCAGGTATAGGTCcctgagggagaagggggctATGATCAGGCTCGGAGGTGGCAGACAGGGAAACCAGGTCTCAGAGGCCAACGAGCACGGAATGAGCAGGACGGGGAGACGGGAGATTCGGAACCAACACGGACGAGGATCAGACGGAAAGGTTCAAATAACGCAAGGATGGAATATGGGAAGTGTTGAGAGGCTCCctactatatttttgttttaatgttcagtgaaaaaaatcagaatacttAACTCCATGTTTGATGTCATTCCTGTTTGTGAAAATAGACATAAGAACTGGAATGAAGCTATGAAGATCTTATCAGTGATTGCATCTTGGTAGTGGGATGGTAGGGATAATGGCCGCTACCTGTTCTGATTGCTGACGATGCGCCATGCTTGTCGCTGAGGACTTTATCTACATTATCTCATTGAAGTGCCTCGGTGACACTTTCAGGCATTTTTTTGGATGAAAAACTGAGCTTAAATAATTTGCACAGGGTCATGTAACTTCTAAGTTCCAGAACCAAGATGCAAACTGAAGATGGTCTGTCTTCAAAGCCATAAAGAATACCATATAATCTATATGtacgattttttttctttttttcttcaggatGTTTCAAACCGACAAAGCATGtgatttatctcattttaaagaaaaattttgaagatGCATTTGAGAGTCATTTAGTAAACCTGAAGGCAAAAAATCACAACATAAGTAGCTTGGGGGCTCTCTGGGGAGAGCGTCGGGGTGAGTCCCACTAACAGCAGTAGTGTGGTTGTGGCAGCTGtggtagtgatgatgatggtgatggtggtgacagcaggggtggtggggggtggtaaTGGTGGCGGCGCTGTTGGGagtgggtggaggtggggatAATGATGGTGCTCGCAGGTGTAGCAGTAGTAATGGCCATGGCCGTGGTGAGGGGGAGCTGACTGTGAGATTTAAGACTTTCTTTGAATCAGGCGCCTTCCTCACCCTACTAGATGCCTCCTGGCCCTTTACTCCCTATACTTCAAGTTCCTGAATCCGGTGTCCTGGGCAGATACCTCAATATACATCCCCTAGGCATTATGTTGGGAAAATCTCAGATGCCCTGAGAAGACGGAAGGGAGAAAAAGGCTGCCATTTGTGTGGGCCCCTACCTCGAGCAATCTCGCTGATTCCGCCTCTGGTATGCATCTTGTAATACGGCTCCTGGCAGGAGTACTGGATACGGGCCTGGTAGGTGTTCACCCCCTTTGTGGTGGTATAACTGAAAGCCCCGTTAGTCAGGCTTCGGGGTGGCCCACAGTCCTTGACTTGGAGAGAACACAGGGCCGTATGAGATCTGAGAGTGACGGTACAGGAACATCAGTGGGAAGAACTTGAGTTTTCTGCCCAAGGAGCAGGCTGAGAACTTTAGGGAAATGTTGTCAGTTGGCAGGGGGTGGTGCAGTGCTTGTGAAGGATTGGAATAGATGGAGTGAAATTCAGTTCTGGGTAGAGCCCACCAACACTGCAGAGATGAGGGCTGACTGGTTCCCGAGGTGGGCCATAGGCTTCAAGGGACAAGTGAGGGGGAGGGTGTTTTGAGGAGGCTCTCCCTTTCACAGCCTAGGTCTccatggctgggggtggggtgggggctcccgAGGGGCAGACACTTGCTGAGTTGTGACTTACTCTTGCACCTGGGCATGGCACGATGCCAGGTGCCATCATCCTGACAGACAGCTGTGAAGGAGAGCAGCACTTGGTCTCCCTGTTTGAAAAGAGGTAGACGGAGACAGAGGTGCCATTAGCGCAAGGAGGCCCTGTGGTTCCCTTCCTGCCTTTCGCACCCTGGAGAGGCCGAAAATGCAAGGCTATCTCTCAGGCTTTCAGACCTCAGCACCCCCGTGGACATGGCTCCTTTGTTCTTCTCAGACCACAATTGCAGATGGGAGCACTGAGTCATGCAGCGGAAATTCAGAGCAAGGGCTGATTGTCAGACCTGATCATCCTCTCTCTAGACTCTTGGCTGCTTCCACTATTGTTCAGTGGATGCccacaattttattttgttttactgtaTTTTACATAGGCTCCACACCCTACGTGGGGTTCGAACTCATGACTCTAAGATGTAGACTCGCAGGCTCTGCAGACTGAGacagtcaggtgcccctgaaccccacagttttaaattaaaaaaaaaaaaagcttgggtcACTccagttatgtgtgtgtgtgtgtgtgtgtgtgtgtatatatatatatatatatatatgtaatatatataatataaatatatatatatataattttttttttaagtttaccagCTTTTGTGAGATTAACCAATGAAACCATGGTGCTTCCTGAGCCTGCAAAGCTGAGGACAGGGCGGTGGGCCCAAGGTGACCAACACCATGGTGCCTGAAGAAGTCCTTGGAGCATGAAGTAGGAGAGGTGGTTCTAGTCCCTTCTGTACAAAAGCACCATGATGTTGAGGGAGTCACTCTTTGTACTCCACCTTGCCTTTCATTTCCCACATCCGACTGTTACTCGGTTAGGCCAGTAGTTTATAAACTTGgctgcacatcagaatcacctgggtaggggcgcctgggtggctcagtgggttaagcctatgccttcggctcaggtcatgatctcagggtcctgggatcaagccccaaatccggctctctgctcagtggggagcctggttccccctctctctctgcctgctgctctccctacttgtgatctctctctctgtcaaataaataaataaaatcttaaaaaaaaaaaaaaaaaaagaatcacctggGTAGCTGTAAGTAATCCTAGGGGCACTGTAGACCAACAGAATCAGTCTCTTGGAGAGGACCCAGGcatcagggttttaaaaaaaaattcgaaGTGTTTTCAATGTGAGATCAAGTTTGAGAGCAGGTAGACCAGGTGACCCGTCCTCCAGCTCAAACACGTGTGAATCCAGCTGGGTCTGAGCCTAAGTCTGATGATGGACCTACCCACCTGAAATGCTCCTGGAGGGCTGGGTTCACTCTCCCCCATCGGCCTTGGGCTCTTACCTCCACGAGCTGGTAGCCTTGCTGGCAGGTGGCAATGAAGTAATCCCGGAACTGGTATTGAGGCTGTAGGTCCTGGATGATGGTAAACTCATCTAGGGTCTGGGGTTGGGGGCACTTGATGACTGTTGGGGAGACCAGAGCACATGTTTATTTTAGAGCCGCTGTCCTCCTTTCGACCCTCCTGATTTGGCCCCGTGGCTGGCCAGTGAGAATGGCCATCAGGCAACCCTACTTTCGGTGGTGTAATGCAGCTTCCAGCCTCGGCTGTCTCCTGAGTCATCGGTGAAGAACAGCAGGTCCACTGCATTGCTGTTGCTGTCAAAGTCAGCGGGTCTTTGGTTCCCACAGAACTCGCCAATGTTCCTCCCGTTGGCATAGATctggtggggaaaggggaaggggtgggggacatCTCTTCAACTCGGACAtttccccactgggcagggatggtggtggtggtggtaattcTGCTTTGTGTGCATGTTCTCcgctggaggagaagaggaatcCCCAGGACCCGCTTGCCGTTCCTGCCCATGAGGGAGCTCTGCCATTCCTGTTGCAATTGGCCAGAGGATCTAGTAGGAAGTGAGGatgagggtagggggaggggaggcagggaggctctCAGGGAGCGGGATGGCTGTACCTGTAGCTGGTCGTAGGGGCAGTGTACTTGCTGGTGGTCATCGATTTCGAAAGGCTCCAGGAACTTGAGGTGGAG from Mustela lutreola isolate mMusLut2 chromosome 8, mMusLut2.pri, whole genome shotgun sequence includes these protein-coding regions:
- the C1R gene encoding complement C1r subcomponent; protein product: MWLLYLLGPVLFCCMGGSIPVSQKLFGEVTSPLYPKPYPSNFEKTTVITVPTGFRVKLVFWQFDLEPSEGCLYDYVKISADKKTLGRFCGQLGSPLGNLPEGKEFVSQGNKMLLTFHTDFSNEENGTIMFYKGFLAYYQAVDLDECASQSNSAEETLQPQCQHLCHNYVGGYFCSCRPGYELQEDRHSCQAECSSELYTEPSGYVASLEYPQPYPPDLRCNYSIRVERGLTLHLKFLEPFEIDDHQQVHCPYDQLQIYANGRNIGEFCGNQRPADFDSNSNAVDLLFFTDDSGDSRGWKLHYTTEIIKCPQPQTLDEFTIIQDLQPQYQFRDYFIATCQQGYQLVEGDQVLLSFTAVCQDDGTWHRAMPRCKIKDCGPPRSLTNGAFSYTTTKGVNTYQARIQYSCQEPYYKMHTRGGISEIARGTYTCTSEGIWKNEWEGSKIPRCLPVCGKPVHPVEQKQRIIGGQKAKLGNFPWQAFTNIYGRGGGALLGDRWILTAAHTLYPKDHDKEGNATVDVFLGHVDVEEITKLGNHPVRRVSIHPDYRQDESNNFEGDIALLELENSVTLGPNLLPICLPDNETFYDRGLMGYVSGFGIMEERLSYDLKFIRLPVAKRESCENWLRKNKRKDVFSQNMFCAGDPSLKQDACQGDSGGVFAVKDENSDRWVATGIVSWGIGCSRGYGFYTKLLNYVDWIKKEMEGEG